Below is a window of Holophagales bacterium DNA.
TCGGGCGTCGCCGACATCGGAGGCAGGAGAACGCGCGCGAGGGTTCCCGTCGACCGCTGCGTGTCGGGGTCGAACGTCCGGACCGACTCCACCTCCTCGAACCCGAGCTCGATCCGGACCGGCTCGGCGAGGTTCGGGGGGAAGACGTCGACGAGGCCGCCTCGCACGGCCAGGTCGCCGCACTCGGTGACGAGGTCGGCCCGGGCGTAACCCTCCGCGACGAGCGCGGCGACGAGGCGCCCCACCTCGATGCGCTCTCCCGGCGCCACGACGAGGCTCCGGCGCCTCACGTCGTCGGGCCCCGGGAGGATCCGCAGGAGCGCCCGGGCCGGGACGACGAGGAAGTCGACGTTTCCCTCGGCGAGGCGGGCGAGCGCCCCGTACTCCTCGCGCCGCACCTTCAGCGACGGCGGGATTCCCTGGTACGGCGTCAACGACGGCGCCGGGAAGAAGGCGACGCGCTCCGGCCCCAGGACCGAGGCCGCGTCGCGATGGAGCGCGGCAGCATCCCTCTCGTGCGCGCAGACGACGGCCCACCTCAGCCCGAGCGCGGCCGACGAGGCCCCGAAGAGGTAGGGCAGGAGTCCCGGCGGGGCGCCGACGAGCGACACCCCTCCCGGGGCATCCTCGAGGACCCGGGCCTCGAGGCGCGTCAGAAGGTTCGCCACGGAGGGCGCGGCGGCGACCTTGTCGAGGAGGGGGTCCCTCCGGCCCTGCACGAACGGGATTATCGGGGAGCCCCCCGCGGACCGGTAATCCACGACTTACCCCCGATTCCGCCCCCGATTCCGTGCCAGGCGTGAAATCGTGTATTGCAGCTGCAATACACGATTTCACGCCTGGCACCGTCTCGGGCCGGGGATACGCCTAGAATGACGCCCCGCGGCGGGCCCCGGATTCCGGGGGTGCGCCGACGCCGTCACGAAGAGGACCCCATGGCCGCTCTCATCGAAGCCATCGAGATCAAGCGCAAGAGTTTCTTCGAGCACGAGGGCGAGCCCTACGCCTGCCTCGACGTCTCCATCTCCACCCCCACGGCGCGAGGCGGCCAGACCCTCGTGCGCGTCAAGATGCGCAACCTCATCACGCGGGCCGTCTTCGACAAGACGTTCAAGGCGGGAGAGAAGTTCAAGGAGCCGGACCTCGGCAAGGTCGACGCGACCTACCTCTACTCCGACGGCGAGGGCTTCCACTTCATGGACCAGGAGTCGTTCGAGACCCTCACGCTCCAGCCCGACATGGTCGGAGAGAACAGGCTCGTGCTCGTCGAGAACACGATCGTGGGGCTCCTCAAGTTCAATGGACACCCGATCGACCTCGAGCTCCCGTCCCACGTGGAGCTGACCGTGACCTACACCGAGCCGGGCTTCCGCGGAGACACGTCCAGCGGCGGCGCGACGAAGCCGGCCACTCTGGAGACGGGCCTGGAGGTCCGCGTGCCTCTCTTCATCAAGGAGGGAGACCGGGTCAAGGTCCACACCGAGACCCACGAGTTCGTCGGCCGGGCGTAGGCCGGCTCCGCCGGGGGCGGCCGGTACAATCGCCCCCTCGCAGGAGGCGGAACCGAACTTGGAGCCCACCCCCGTCAGTCCGGAGGTTCAGGAAGCTCTCCTGGAGCTTTCGCAGTACCTGTCCGACACGCTGCCGCCGATGATGGTCGCCGGCTCGGTGGAGCTCCTCGCCTCGCAGCCTCCCGTCCTCGTCGCCGAGCAGATCCGGGGCTGGACGGCCGCCCAGTACCAGGGCCGCACCGCGAGCCTGCCCGTGTCCGACTACCTCTTCCACGCGCTGAAGAAGATCCACCTCCTCGCCGAGCTCAAGCTCGTCCCGACCGACAAGGCCCTCCGGCTCCTCGGCGGCATCCTTCCGCTCCTGGAGACCTTCTGCCCCGAGGAGGACCGCGGCCTCCTGCGCGACAACGTTTCCCGCCTCGGCAGCGCGGCCACCGTCCTCACCTCTCCGGTGGAGACGATCTACCGCCAGGTCGGCACGGAGCAGCCGCTGGCCTCGCGCGGGCGCCCCGCGGACGCACCGCCGACCGCCGCCGGAGCCGCCCCCTCCGCGGCCGCCTCCCTCGCGTCCCCGGCGGGGCCGCAGGCGACCACCGACGACGTGGCTCGCGGCCTCGCGCGCTTCGGCCTCCTCGTCGAACGGCTCGAAAAGTCGCTTCCGAAGGAGGGTGGGAGGAAGCCGTCGGACGCGCTGACCGCCCAGCTGCTCGCGACGGCCGCCACCGCGTCCCGTTCGAGCCGCGAGCTCGAGGAGAACCTCGCCCGGCTCTCCCGCATCGGCGTCGACGTCCCGACGGGAGACGCCCTGTTCCGCAAGCTCTCGGAGAGCCTCCCGGGGTGGGGCGTGCCGGTGAACCCCGACGCGGACGAGACGATCGGCCCGGGCGCGCGCGGGAGCGTCGTCGGGGCGATGAGGCGCCTCGTCACCCTCGCGCCTGGCGCCGAGGAGGGGGCGAAGCGCTTCCGCGAGATGGTCCAGGCGGGGATCGAGCAGTTCAACGAGGGCAACCTCGGCAGGGCGGTGACCCTCTTCAGCCTCGCCGAGCAGGTGATCCGGCGGGAGAGGGTCGAGAAGCCGGTCGCCCAGGCGATGCGTGCGCGCTCTCACGAAACCCTCGACGCGGCCCGGATGCGCGCCTACGCCGAGAAGCCCGAGAACCACTTCGGCCTCAAGACCATCCTCG
It encodes the following:
- the efp gene encoding elongation factor P; protein product: MAALIEAIEIKRKSFFEHEGEPYACLDVSISTPTARGGQTLVRVKMRNLITRAVFDKTFKAGEKFKEPDLGKVDATYLYSDGEGFHFMDQESFETLTLQPDMVGENRLVLVENTIVGLLKFNGHPIDLELPSHVELTVTYTEPGFRGDTSSGGATKPATLETGLEVRVPLFIKEGDRVKVHTETHEFVGRA